A segment of the Numida meleagris isolate 19003 breed g44 Domestic line chromosome 21, NumMel1.0, whole genome shotgun sequence genome:
GCCCGCCATCCCACCCTAAAAGAGCACCAGCTCCTCGTCCGGTTCCTTCTGTTTCTAGGAGTTCAGTGAGTGAGGCGGTGTTTTCCAGCATCTTAAAGCCTCACAGATGCCAGCACCTAAGGAGACATTGAGAAACGGccctttttgtttaaaaactttttGACTTTTTGGCTCGGGACCGACGGTGCCTCGCGTGACCGTCGTCCCGTCCCGCGCCGCTGCTCCTTCCTTTGGTCACCGGTGCCCGTTGCATCATTGCCTGGACCTGGGCCACCACCACGAGGAGCAACGCCTCTGGATCTGCCAGAGCTCAAACTCCAACTGCGTAAAGGCCGGTGGGAAAACCCCCTGGCGTGGCTGGAAATGGTTCAGGGCCCCGAGCCTCTCTTCCCAAAAACGGAGCGCTGGCACGGCGTTAATGCCATACAGACGCCGGGGCTTTCGACGTAGGGTCAGTGCTGCAGTGGTCCAAGTCCACCCTTGGGTGAAAAAACggaaaggaaggaaggttcCCAGAGCTTTGCTGCAGACCTCCCTGCGGTGGCTTTTCGTGGATTGGATTCCTCTGCCTGGCAGCTCCTTTccccccagctcagggctgCGGGTTGGGATGCTTCCTGCGCACGTGGGTTCTGGCCCTGGGCGCTTTGCTGGgttctgccccagctctgcagggcggGCGTGGGGCCACGCGAGCTGGGAAGGCCAGTAACCTTATCGTGCACAGTTCTGTTTTGTGAGAGTGATGAAATCCCCCAGCCGAGGGGCCCTTCCAAACGGCCGACGGGGTTGCGTTGTTGGCGAGATCAGCTTCGCAGGGTTTGAATGGAGCAGGAGCTTTGCTCCCCACGAGGACGGGCAGCGCGCTCTCCGTCCACGAAAACCTCCAAGTCTAGGCTTGGTGAAGCCTTAAAAACTATGGAGGTGGTGGAAAGCAAAGGGCTTGTGTCAGACAGAAGGAGGTTTTCTATCCTTTACCAAGGATAAAGCAGTGCAGCCTGGACCCGAGGTGCAGAGCAACGTGTGTCAGGGCATGTCAGCAGTAAGGCGGTCGGCCATCGCACTGCAGTTTCCATGTCCCCTCTGGATCCCAGGCCTGGGCAggctctcctttcttttctttcttcctgccctGATGCAGAGGAGGTGGAGACCTCGAGGAACGCTTCCTGAAAGTGGCGCTGATGGCGGGACCAGGGCTTGGTCCTCCACTAGGACCTGTCCCCTCCGTGTGCCGTTGTTTGTCCCCGTGCTCGGTGCCCACGCCCTTCCTTGCGGGAAgtgatgaagaggaagagggggggggggggggggaaaaaaaaaaaaaaaagtatttttgtttgtttttgttttttttcttttgatggattttgtgtgtgtggggggggggggggggggggggggggttggggcAATATCTGCTCCTGCAGTTCCTTGCAGCTACTGCTTCAGAATTTCTGACTCAGGGAAGAAATATGTGCTCTACGAGGCAGGttgtgggaagggaagggcaCAACACGGCTACGGTGCCGCTGCCTGGCAGCCGCTGCCCACGCGTCCCTCTGCCCTGTCCTGGGGCCCCGGTGGTGTGGAAATGGTGGGAGCAGCTCAGCCTTCCTCCCCACCGCCTCCCTCGCTGCTCTTTGGGATCCCTGCACAGCACCgggctgttttcttccattctgttgGTTCACGTGCTCAGAaacaggggaaggaaaggaggcaTCATCGCGTCCAGCGGCTGTGGGCTGTCCCGGTGCGATGCTCCTCCTTTGCACCGAGGACTCGGGGTGTTTCTAACCCATTTTGTCCCGTGTTTTCTAACAGAACTTTCATTTGGgatctgctgcagctctgaagaagAGAGCGAACAAGTCAGATCTCCTGGAGCCGGACCCCTACACCAAGAAGTGTCCTATGGGTAAGTTGCACTCTATGCAActcaacagcagcagaatcAGCTCTTGCTGCAAAGAGCTCTCCGCATCTTTGCAGCACCGTGTCTGCAGTGTGCTGCAttgcattttcctcctccttgcagGCACATATTTGGCAAATGACCCCCTGAGGTGCATTCGGTGTAAGGAAGATGAGTACACTGAGTATCCAAATGACTTTCCCAAGTGCCTGGGCTGCCGGACATGTAGGGAAGGTATGAGCTGGCGTGCAGGAGGGTTGCTATCAGGGCTCGTGCAAAAAGAGTGCAAGCATCTGCAGCATCCCAAAGGAGCAGCTCGTGCTGGGTGTGCTCGGGACGGAGGGAGCAGGCTGCATCCTGACCTGGCAGAGTGGATATTTCCAGATCTGCATCTCCACTCAGCACAGCATCCCCTGTGCAAAGCTGGGAGGCGAGTCCTCCAGCGAGGACCACGAGGGTTTGGGTGCACGGCGGTGCTTGCAGGCTGCTGTGGGAGCTTTAATGCAATCATCGCTTTGGCATATGGGCACAGTAGGGGGTGAAACTCCACCCTAGGGAGCAGCCTGGTCTTCCCTGGGCTTGTGGGTTGCTGGCTGCACTGGGGAGCGGATGGGAGAGCCCGAGTAGAGCTGTGTTGCTTCTTGCCCACAGACCAGGTGGAGGTGAGTCCCTGCATCACCACCAGGAACACGCAGTGCGCTTGCAAGAACGGCACCTTCTGCTTACCTGACCACCCCTGTGAGATGTGCCAGAAGTGCCAAACCCggtgagctgggagctggggggggggctcTTGGGGCGCTGCGGAGAGCCCCAGGTGCTGAGCCTGCCCCATATCCCCCGTTCCAGGTGCCCCAAAGGACAAGTGATGATAGCTCCGTGCACGCAACACAGCGACCTGCAGTGCGGTCCTCCCTTGGAACCATCCTCCAGCTTCTCCAGTAAGtttgggatggggagagggatGGAGGCCTGGGGGCTGCTGttgaggcagcagctccccacaCACCCCACGTTGTCTGCTTTAGCGGGCATCATTGTCATCACCGTGATGCTGCCTGTGGGCCTGGGCTTGCTGCTGGTGTGCTTCTGGAGATGCTGCCGCAACCACCACGGCGCAGGTGAGGGGGATCGTGGGCCACAGCAGGGACACGGGgtcctcaccccccccccccagggtGTTGGCAGGAAGGGGACATCCCGTGGGGAAGAAGGGTGACAGCGCTGCTTTCTCTTCCAGGGGCTGGTGGAGAGCGGAGCAGGAAGCCCAGCATCGTGGTGGTGAGTCGTGCTGGGCTCGGCTCCCTTTGCTCCCTGCTTTGCTTGCAGCTCatgggaaggctgcagggtgttgggggggggagggggttctcctgcagcccccactgCTAGGACGGGAGGCTCCAGCTTggtctttctgcatttctctcccAGCAGGACAGGCTGTTGCGACGGCTGTGGATTCGGGACAACATCCGCAATGAGCAGATCGACCAGATCCAGCAGCGGCAGCCGCTCTCCACGGGACAGGGCTCAGAGGTTCCCCACGACGTGGGGCTGGAGGTACGGCACcgtgcccctctgctcctcctcgCGTGGTcgagctctgctgctttcctctgccttGAGCTGATTAACTCAAGAACTTCCAGAGCTGGACCAACACATCCGcgtggagatggagatggagatgggcATGGAGATGTTCTACGTCCATCATCTCCTTCGTTCTACACTCAGTACTGAGCAAACCTCTCCCTGCCCAGCACCCATGAGTTATTGTGTTATGAGTTATGAGTATATATGTTATGAGTTATCCCAGTGTTTGGAACCCCTCACCCCCATTGAGTGGTGTTCTCCtgccccagcagtgcccagagATGTTCCCTGACCCCACTATTAGCAGGACACGGGGACGGTGCTCGTGCCATCGCTCCCTGGCTGCTGTAACACGTTCCTTTTTCAGGAGGTGGCACGAAGGACCTCAGATCCCAACGTGGAAGCCTGGAAGAAGCTGGTTCCAGTGCCAGGAAAAGACCCCATTTCCTGTAAGCGTTGGGATGTGCTGGTGGGCTGGGACGGGCTGAGCCTGCGGGCTCTGGGAAAGCTCTTCCAGCCCAGATACCCACGCTCCCTGAGCTTCATCCCTTCTCCTTCCAGGTTTGCATCACTCTTTCAGAATCTTCGTCAAATACGTGCCCTTCCCGGACTGGAAGAGATTCGGACGAGCCCTCGATCTGACGGAAAACGAACTTTACCTGGCAGAGCAGAACGACAGAGCCTCGCAGGAGCCCTTCTTCCAGATGCTCAACACGTGGCTCCACAAACAAGGCAGCAACGCCTCCGTGCACACGCTGCTGGAGACCCTGCTCCGCATCGACCTCAACGGGGTGGCAGAAAAAGTCGCCTCCGAACTGGTTAAGGAAGAATATTTCGAGTACGAAGTGAGCTGAGGGCCACGGCCAGCCCCGAGTCTCCCCAGCTGGAGCTGAAGATGTGAATTCCTCTGAGAAGCCTCAATCTCAGACTTTTTTGACAGTGTTCTCCCGGCTCCTTTCTCCCGGAGCCGTCGCACAGTTTGGCTGAGCCTGGAGGAGTTGATCCCTTGCTTGGTGGAGCTCTCGGGGTCCTCTCTGCCACACTCAGCGTTGGTGCTGCCTTATGGAAGCCAAGCAGGTGCCTTGTTTTCATGTGGCCAACACTATGAGCTATTCCAAGCTGCCTTTGAGATTGTCTCACTTGcaagcactgatttttttatacAGACCTCGGTGCAGAACACCATCTCTGCTTGGTGCAGGCATTCACTGGTTTTTAACTGGAtcaacttattttttaattttttttttcattattattattattattattatttagtgCTATTTCTGCTTGTAGAACATCTCCACGCCAGCCGTCCTGCTTAGTACTGTGTGCTTGGTGGGCGAGCATCAACGGGGTTCTTGGGTCACCCTCTAGGATCTGGTTAGAGTTGCCTTCGTAGCTAGTTCTGCTTGCTGTTAGGAATAGACACGAGACTGTAGGAGATGCAGGAGCCATTCGCCGGCACCGAGGCTGCTGAGAAATAGGGGAGGCGGAGGCCGGCTGGCTTCATTCCCATTCTcagggctgtggggatggggcacccaaGCTGGCTGGGTCGCTCCTCCAGCACCAGGGACAACACGAAGCTCAGGGacgaggtgctgcagccctcctgcctgcctTGGGTGGGCAATGGTGCTGCAGCCCCNNNNNNNNNNNNNNNNNNNNNNNNNNNNNNNNNNNNNNNNNNNNNNNNNNNNNNNNNNNNNNNNNNNNNNNNNNNNNNNNNNNNNNNNNNNNNNNNNNNNNNNNNNNNNNNNNNNNNNNNNNNNNNNNNNNNNNNNNNNNNNNNNNNNNNNNNNNNNNNNNNNNNNNNNNNNNNNNNNNNNNNNNNNNNNNNNNNNNNNNNNNNNNNNNNNNNNNNNNNNNNNNNNNNNNNNNNNNNNNNNNNNNNNNNNNNNNNNNNNNNNNNNNNNNNNNNNNNNNNNNNNNNNNNNNNNNNNNNNNNNNNNNNNNNNNNNNNNNNNNNNNNNNNNNNNNNNNNNNNNNNNNNNNNNNNNNNNNNNNNNNNNNNNNNNNNNNNNNNNNNNNNNNNNNNNNNNNNNNNNNNNNNNNNNNNNNNNNNNNNNNNNNNNNNNNNNNNNNNNNNNNNNNNNNNNNNNNNNNNNNNNNNNNNNNNNNNNNNNNNNNNNNNNNNNNNNNNNNNNNNNNNNNNNNNNNNNNNNNNNNNNNNNNNNNNNNNNNNNNNNNNNNNNNNNNNNNNNNNNNNNNNNNNNNNNNNNNNNNNNNNNNNNNNNNNNNNNNNNNNNNNNNNNNNNNNNNNNNNNNNNNNNNNNNNNNNNNNNNNNNNNNNNNNNNNNNNNNNNNNNNNNNNNNNNNNNNNNNNNNNNNNNNNNNNNNNNNNNNNNNNNNNNNNNNNNNNNNNNNNNNNNNNNNNNNNNNNNNNNNNNNNNNNNNNNNNNNNNNNNNNNNNNNNNNNNNNNNNNNNNNNNNNNNNNNNNNNNNNNNNNNNNNNNNNNNNNNNNNNNNNNNNNNNNNNNNNNNNNNNNNNNNNNNNNNNNNNNNNNNNNNNNNNNNNNNNNNNNNNNNNNNNNNNNNNNNNNNNNNNNNNNNNNNNNNNNNNNNNNNNNNNNNNNNNNNNNNNNNNNNNNNNNNNNNNNNNNNNNNNNNNNNNNNNNNNNNNNNNNNNNNNNNNNNNNNNNNNNNNNNNNNNNNNNNNNNNNNNNNNNNNNNNNNNNNNNNNNNNNNNNNNNNNNNNNNNNNNNNNNNNNNNNNNNNNNNNNNNNNNNNNNNNNNNNNNNNNNNNNNNNNNNNNNNNNNNNNNNNNNNNNNNNNNNNNNNNNNNNNNNNNNNNNNNNNNNNNNNNNNNNNNNNNNNNNNNNNNNNNNNNNNNNNNNNNNNNNNNNNNNNNNNNNttttttttgcttcaaatttctttttttttttgatgaaacGTCTGCGCGCTGGGCTCCTGCACTGCTGCGACCCAAACTTTCCATGGGGAgaggtggggaggagagggctccttttcccagcagctccccaaaGTGGGACAGCCCTCCATGGAAGTGGATGGAGCCGCGGTGCGTGGCTCTTGCAGCCACGTAGGATCCTGTCCTTGGTCCTTTGGGGACCGGGCTCCCACCTCGCCCTACTGCAAGTCCAAGGGGCAGCAGGATGGCATCCCACAAACCCAACCCTaccctgcagctcctggttACAACTGGAAGGTGGAAGCGGGatgcttctcttcttcttcctcatgCGGTTGatgttggaaagaaagaaagaaagaaagaaagaaaacaaaaccagacagCCCTCGTGCTCCTGTCAcctcttctcctgctgctttgtgccAGTCCCGGCGCTggcatggggacagcagagccCTCGCTGCGGGGATGCGCTCGCTCCATCTCCTCGGGGCACCCATTGGTGGCACCCAACCGGCACTGGGcagccttcctcttcctcctcctcctcatctcctGGAGCCACAGCAAGGACAGAGCTCTCAAACTACAgccgaggaggaggaggaggaggaagaggaggaggctgtggctgctgacgatgaaggagaggaggaaggggagttCCAGAAGAGCCACCGCCTCTTGGGCTGCCGTTTGAGGTGGAGGTAGTCTTCCTTCTCCCGCTCCTTCTTCGCCCGCTGGTAGTGGTCCTCCTCCTTCAGGTACCACACCGGCGGCCAGCGGTGCTTCTCGAAGTACTCCTGGTTCTCTGTGGGGACATCGGGGGTGAGCACCGCGCCGGGTTGTCCCCCGCGTCCCCACCCACCGCCCCACACCGACCGCGCTCACCTCCCGACATGGCCTTCATGTCGCGGGGAAACTTGCGGCAGACGTTGTTGTAGTTGGTGCAGATGTGGTGGAGGCACCAGTCGGCGAGCTGGTAGGCGCAGTGGAACTGCAGGGGATGGAGCACGTGTCAGAGACACCACGGGGACCTCATCCATCCCAAGGTCCCCATTCCCCACGGGCATCAAAGACCAGATCCCGCTGTCCTCTCTGCTACGGCAGCGTCACCCCCACCTCATTCATCCCAAGGCCCCATCCCACCTACCTGTGCCAGCTCCAGGAACACGAGCACGTCCCCATCGATGTCCACCATCATCTGCGCAGCTTCCATCAGCCCGGTGACGGTGTACTGCTCTGTGGGACACGCAGGGATATAGGGGGCAGTTGGGACGGGGTGACCACAGAGCTGCCACCAAGCTTTGGGGACACCAACTCACCGGTAAGAGCCACCAGGTGGGGCAGGCAGAGGCGGTTGGCCAAGATGATGAGCTTCATGTCATCGAGGTCAGGGCTGGAGCTGAACTGCCCAGTGTAAAGATACTCCAGCACGGCCCGCATGCAGCTCTTGCTGGTGTAAGGAAGCGCCACCTGTAAGAGTCCCAcccatggtggtgatgggtcaacagttggacttgatcttggaggtctcttccaacctttatgactctatgattctatggctgtggtggggatgggttgatagttggacttgatgatcatagaggtcttctccaaccttaatgtttctatgattccagTTGTCACCCCACGGCTGTCCCAAACCCTCCCTGGGTGCATCCTCACCTCGTTAGTGGAGCTCTCCACGAAGGGACCGCCGAACATCGCGGCCATCCAGTCGCAGCTGGAGATGAGCAGGGGCTTGTGGGCACTGATAGCACCGTCATCCAGCACGAAGGTGACATCTGCAAATGAGCAGAGGGATGGCCCCGTCACACAGGGCTCAGCCGTCCCCACCACAAAACACCAGAGGGAAggggacagaaggaaaaacgCCCGGCCCTGTACTTTGCCCTAaggatgtgtttgttttccagcatcCTCCAAGGAGCTCGGGGAAGGGCTACGTCATCCACGGCACCATGCACAGCCCTGCCCGAGGGTTTTCCCAAGGTGAACGGTGACGTGTTGGAAAGCAAAGGGCAAAACTCGGGGAGAAAAGCCTCACCCACACACTGCGGAGCGTGTCCTTGGGAGAAGCAGGGAGGAGGACTGGGACAAGTGTCCCTTGCTCTGCTCTACCTGGACAAGGGCTGTTCCCAGGGCTCCCACAGCCCCCTGTGGTCTGTCCACGTGCAAGCAATCCAGCTAGAGGGAGAATGTGGTGCTTTCAGCCCTGGGATGGCACTTGGAGGTGAAAAACCCAGAAACACAAAGGCTGTATGCGAGCGTATCCAAAAACCCCAAAGAAGGTGAGCACATGGCACTCAGAGCACTAATATGGGCAAGAGAGAAGGGGACGGGGTCGTACCCGAGAAAGTCCCCTTGGCCAGGCATTCCTTCACCCGGTTCGTCCTCCGGACGTGGAAGGCTTTGGTGATCTCCTGGTTCATGAACGCCTCATTGTTGAGGATGTTGGCCACCATCATGCGGAGGTCAAAGACCTCCAGCAGCTCCGCGATGTGAGCGATGTGCATGAGGTCCCGCTCCTTCTCATCCAGCTCCCCGGTGTACAAATACTTCAGCACGGCCCGGAAAGGACCCGGTTGGATGGAAGCATCCATCTtcaccaccaccatcagctTGGATTTGTAGGTCAACGGGTCTTCCGCCATCTCCTCCTGGATGCTGATGAAGGCCCGGCTCCACGAGGAGAGGTCCCGTCCCCGCCGCAGCCCGCGTTCCCCGTTCTCGTAGCGGTTCCCCCGTAGGATGCCATCACTGGTGGAGGCTCTAAGGCACGGTTTTCTCTGGCCGGAGCCGGCCTCCTCGGCGCTTTCGCAGATATCAAAGCTCGCAGCCCGGAGGAGGAAATCCCGTCCGTGGTGCCTCTCCTCTTGGTGCAGCATCCTCTC
Coding sequences within it:
- the RHOBTB2 gene encoding rho-related BTB domain-containing protein 2 isoform X2 — its product is MDSDMDYERPNVETIKCVVVGDNAVGKTRLICARACNATLTQYQLLATHVPTVWAIDQYRVCQEVLERSRDVVDDVSVSLRLWDTFGDHHKDRRFAYGRSDVVVLCFSIANPNSLHHVKTMWYPEIKHFCPRAPVILVGCQLDLRYADLEAVNRARRPLARPIKPNEILPPEKGREVAKELGIPYYETSVVAQFGIKDVFDNAIRAALISRRHLQFWKSHLRNVQRPLLQAPFLPPRPPPPIIVVPDPPSNNEEHPAHLLEDPLCADVILVLQEKIKIYAHKIYLSTSSSKFYDLFLMDLSEEDQQSSAGHGFGVAVTAAAERMLHQEERHHGRDFLLRAASFDICESAEEAGSGQRKPCLRASTSDGILRGNRYENGERGLRRGRDLSSWSRAFISIQEEMAEDPLTYKSKLMVVVKMDASIQPGPFRAVLKYLYTGELDEKERDLMHIAHIAELLEVFDLRMMVANILNNEAFMNQEITKAFHVRRTNRVKECLAKGTFSDVTFVLDDGAISAHKPLLISSCDWMAAMFGGPFVESSTNEVALPYTSKSCMRAVLEYLYTGQFSSSPDLDDMKLIILANRLCLPHLVALTEQYTVTGLMEAAQMMVDIDGDVLVFLELAQFHCAYQLADWCLHHICTNYNNVCRKFPRDMKAMSGENQEYFEKHRWPPVWYLKEEDHYQRAKKEREKEDYLHLKRQPKRRWLFWNSPSSSPSSSAATASSSSSSSSSSAVV
- the RHOBTB2 gene encoding rho-related BTB domain-containing protein 2 isoform X1 codes for the protein MDPKGKGSPTVTMSALARSLSQLMDSDMDYERPNVETIKCVVVGDNAVGKTRLICARACNATLTQYQLLATHVPTVWAIDQYRVCQEVLERSRDVVDDVSVSLRLWDTFGDHHKDRRFAYGRSDVVVLCFSIANPNSLHHVKTMWYPEIKHFCPRAPVILVGCQLDLRYADLEAVNRARRPLARPIKPNEILPPEKGREVAKELGIPYYETSVVAQFGIKDVFDNAIRAALISRRHLQFWKSHLRNVQRPLLQAPFLPPRPPPPIIVVPDPPSNNEEHPAHLLEDPLCADVILVLQEKIKIYAHKIYLSTSSSKFYDLFLMDLSEEDQQSSAGHGFGVAVTAAAERMLHQEERHHGRDFLLRAASFDICESAEEAGSGQRKPCLRASTSDGILRGNRYENGERGLRRGRDLSSWSRAFISIQEEMAEDPLTYKSKLMVVVKMDASIQPGPFRAVLKYLYTGELDEKERDLMHIAHIAELLEVFDLRMMVANILNNEAFMNQEITKAFHVRRTNRVKECLAKGTFSDVTFVLDDGAISAHKPLLISSCDWMAAMFGGPFVESSTNEVALPYTSKSCMRAVLEYLYTGQFSSSPDLDDMKLIILANRLCLPHLVALTEQYTVTGLMEAAQMMVDIDGDVLVFLELAQFHCAYQLADWCLHHICTNYNNVCRKFPRDMKAMSGENQEYFEKHRWPPVWYLKEEDHYQRAKKEREKEDYLHLKRQPKRRWLFWNSPSSSPSSSAATASSSSSSSSSSAVV
- the LOC110387170 gene encoding tumor necrosis factor receptor superfamily member 10A-like isoform X1, translating into MRSAALRLCLLLLLLLFANFHLGSAAALKKRANKSDLLEPDPYTKKCPMGTYLANDPLRCIRCKEDEYTEYPNDFPKCLGCRTCREDQVEVSPCITTRNTQCACKNGTFCLPDHPCEMCQKCQTRCPKGQVMIAPCTQHSDLQCGPPLEPSSSFSTGIIVITVMLPVGLGLLLVCFWRCCRNHHGAGAGGERSRKPSIVVQDRLLRRLWIRDNIRNEQIDQIQQRQPLSTGQGSEVPHDVGLEEVARRTSDPNVEAWKKLVPVPGKDPISCLHHSFRIFVKYVPFPDWKRFGRALDLTENELYLAEQNDRASQEPFFQMLNTWLHKQGSNASVHTLLETLLRIDLNGVAEKVASELVKEEYFEYEVS
- the LOC110387170 gene encoding tumor necrosis factor receptor superfamily member 10A-like isoform X2, translated to MRSAALRLCLLLLLLLFANFHLGSAAALKKRANKSDLLEPDPYTKKCPMGTYLANDPLRCIRCKEDEYTEYPNDFPKCLGCRTCREDQVEVSPCITTRNTQCACKNGTFCLPDHPCEMCQKCQTRCPKGQVMIAPCTQHSDLQCGPPLEPSSSFSTGIIVITVMLPVGLGLLLVCFWRCCRNHHGAGAGGERSRKPSIVVDRLLRRLWIRDNIRNEQIDQIQQRQPLSTGQGSEVPHDVGLEEVARRTSDPNVEAWKKLVPVPGKDPISCLHHSFRIFVKYVPFPDWKRFGRALDLTENELYLAEQNDRASQEPFFQMLNTWLHKQGSNASVHTLLETLLRIDLNGVAEKVASELVKEEYFEYEVS